A window of Oscillatoria sp. FACHB-1406 contains these coding sequences:
- a CDS encoding PqqD family protein, with protein MSQIEFAQRVIPIEDVLIQHLEDEAVLLNLDNEAYYGLDDVGTRFFAVLQEANSIESAYQQLLEEYEVEPDTLKKDLLIFIEKLLAQGLIRLSE; from the coding sequence ATGTCGCAAATTGAGTTCGCGCAACGAGTCATTCCGATTGAGGATGTTCTCATTCAACACCTTGAAGATGAAGCTGTTTTGTTAAATCTAGATAACGAAGCTTACTACGGTTTGGATGATGTCGGAACTCGTTTTTTTGCAGTTCTTCAAGAAGCGAACTCAATTGAAAGTGCGTATCAGCAATTGTTGGAAGAATACGAAGTAGAACCCGATACTTTAAAAAAGGACTTGCTTATTTTTATCGAAAAACTTCTCGCACAAGGTTTAATTCGATTGAGTGAGTAA
- a CDS encoding PhoD-like phosphatase, translating into METELTTNWNYTIAPDRLPLILVGPMLRRTESDRVTVWLALKSSQQVTLRVYPTEEKGAEVQRDRVLLAGTGTTLQLGNHLHILAVTATPVNNSYLESDRLYAYDLSFNDSDLTLTQALNADAYPFATVSYFPHQLPTFALPPSSLSNFQLVHTSCNKPHGGGQEVFFLLDNLLAETAANPQARPHQLFLTGDQIYGDDVADPLLWAVQGIARSLLGWEETLWLGNERKKPSNIPPGERTHIAETYAGLTAMLPKKPQNAKSHLFAWGEYLAMYLLIWSPILWPRTFPSGESMGRKGKRARDWMGEAKSSLLFASTQDEIRRILANIPTYTICDDHDISDDWYLNREWCDRVLSKPLGRQTVQNGLLAYALFQAWGNTPEQFDPGTNGEQLLKATERWSQSQCTDRAAWQEIQHFLGIPDLDSQTGKPKYRADGDDTLILDRSDPEGIRVAARALQWHYTVRSPIHEVIVTDTRTWRGYPANDVTYAPPMLLSPTAFEQQLHQPLQEGNLAEIQATFIVLPTNMVSLGAIDFMHEWELKKGNTFGNDVGDSWNIHAGAFIRLLETITEKRDRAIILSGDIHYSCAVRLTYWSHSRQTNGTHQPLQAAIIAQLTSSATRNAEWKTYAIHTKIKCLFPERTKYWLGWSDPPQQVELPRRKALKQLHSPEPPFGDAPDWLYRTEWIKRQPSQLLPWSQHRSDLEAKAGFWRKLFDRIFAWLWRNRWFQEGPEVVGRSNFSIVFFEGSPQQRQQTVVQETYWCPPWKPNYLVKSRYDVRMEFEEPGGTVK; encoded by the coding sequence ATGGAAACCGAGCTAACGACTAACTGGAATTACACAATTGCACCCGATCGCTTGCCCCTCATTCTAGTGGGTCCGATGTTGCGCCGCACGGAAAGCGATCGCGTTACCGTTTGGCTAGCCCTCAAAAGCTCGCAGCAAGTCACTTTGAGGGTATACCCCACTGAGGAGAAAGGCGCAGAGGTGCAGCGCGATCGCGTCTTGCTCGCGGGAACCGGCACTACCCTTCAACTCGGCAATCATCTACATATTCTCGCCGTTACCGCAACGCCAGTTAACAATTCTTATTTAGAGAGCGATCGCCTCTATGCCTACGATTTAAGCTTCAACGACTCGGATTTGACCCTTACTCAAGCCCTTAACGCCGACGCTTACCCCTTTGCCACCGTCAGTTACTTCCCGCATCAACTGCCAACTTTTGCCCTACCTCCGAGTTCCCTCAGCAACTTCCAACTCGTCCACACCTCCTGCAACAAACCCCACGGCGGCGGGCAGGAAGTTTTCTTTTTATTAGATAACCTGTTAGCCGAAACCGCCGCCAACCCGCAAGCGCGCCCCCACCAACTTTTCCTCACCGGCGATCAAATCTACGGCGACGACGTAGCCGATCCGCTCCTGTGGGCGGTGCAGGGTATCGCTCGCAGTTTATTAGGCTGGGAAGAAACCTTGTGGCTGGGGAATGAGAGGAAAAAACCAAGCAATATTCCCCCCGGAGAACGTACCCACATTGCTGAAACTTACGCCGGTTTGACGGCGATGCTTCCCAAGAAACCCCAAAATGCTAAAAGCCACCTCTTCGCTTGGGGCGAATACTTGGCAATGTACTTATTGATTTGGTCGCCCATTCTTTGGCCGAGAACCTTTCCTAGTGGGGAAAGTATGGGGCGAAAAGGCAAACGCGCGCGCGACTGGATGGGAGAAGCGAAGTCTTCGTTGCTGTTTGCCAGCACCCAAGATGAAATTCGACGTATTTTGGCGAATATCCCGACTTACACCATTTGCGACGACCACGATATCAGCGATGATTGGTATCTAAACCGAGAATGGTGCGATCGCGTCCTCAGTAAGCCCCTCGGCCGCCAAACCGTCCAAAATGGCTTGCTTGCCTACGCCCTCTTCCAAGCCTGGGGCAACACGCCCGAACAGTTCGATCCCGGAACCAACGGCGAACAACTCCTAAAAGCCACCGAACGCTGGTCGCAATCCCAATGCACCGATCGCGCTGCTTGGCAAGAGATTCAACATTTTTTAGGCATTCCCGATCTCGACAGTCAAACCGGCAAACCGAAGTATCGCGCCGATGGCGATGATACCCTTATCCTCGATCGCAGCGATCCCGAAGGGATCCGCGTAGCGGCACGCGCCTTACAATGGCACTACACCGTGCGCAGCCCCATCCACGAAGTCATCGTCACCGACACCCGCACCTGGCGCGGCTATCCCGCCAACGATGTCACCTACGCGCCGCCGATGCTGCTTTCTCCCACCGCCTTCGAGCAACAACTGCATCAACCCCTCCAAGAAGGCAACCTCGCCGAAATCCAAGCCACCTTTATCGTCCTACCCACCAACATGGTCAGTTTGGGCGCGATCGACTTCATGCACGAGTGGGAACTGAAAAAAGGCAATACCTTCGGGAACGATGTCGGCGACTCTTGGAATATTCACGCCGGGGCGTTTATTCGCCTGCTCGAAACGATAACCGAAAAACGAGATCGCGCTATCATCCTCTCTGGCGACATCCACTACAGTTGCGCCGTCCGCCTCACCTACTGGTCGCATTCCCGTCAAACCAACGGCACGCACCAACCCCTACAAGCCGCCATCATCGCCCAACTCACCTCCAGCGCCACCCGCAACGCCGAATGGAAAACCTACGCCATTCACACCAAAATTAAATGCCTATTTCCCGAACGCACCAAATATTGGCTCGGTTGGAGCGATCCCCCGCAACAAGTCGAACTGCCGCGCCGTAAAGCCTTGAAGCAACTTCATTCTCCCGAACCCCCCTTCGGTGACGCTCCCGATTGGCTGTATCGTACTGAGTGGATAAAACGCCAACCCTCGCAGTTACTACCTTGGAGTCAACACCGTTCTGACCTCGAGGCGAAAGCTGGGTTCTGGCGTAAACTCTTCGATCGCATTTTCGCTTGGTTGTGGCGCAATCGCTGGTTTCAAGAAGGGCCCGAAGTCGTCGGACGCAGTAACTTTAGCATCGTCTTTTTTGAAGGTTCTCCGCAGCAACGCCAGCAGACTGTCGTGCAAGAAACTTACTGGTGTCCCCCCTGGAAACCGAATTACCTCGTTAAAAGTCGATACGACGTGCGGATGGAGTTTGAGGAACCCGGAGGTACAGTTAAATAA
- a CDS encoding glycoside hydrolase family 13 protein, whose translation MQITTPDWVKNSVFYQIFPDRFAIGQQRPSDYTVPLEGWDEMPTLQGYKGGNLWGVVERLDYLQDLGINAIYFTPIFQSACNHRYHTHDYYQVDPLLGGNEALFALIKAAHDREIKIVLDGVFNHCSRGFFFFNDILENGPHSPWLDWFTVTDWPLSAYDGSKPANYQGWEGNRALPEFNHYNPQVREYIMKIAEYWLHQGIDGWRLDVPFDIQAPGFWQEFRDRVKGVNPDAYIVGEVWRDSRYWLDGTQFDGVMNYLFTGPTIAFCAGDRVIPKLVAGPDYDAYPPLKAASYASKIEHLLQLYPWEIQLTQLNLLDSHDTARLISIASEDKASVELATLLLMTFPGAPSVYYGDEVGLRGKIDPDSRRAFPPESAWERDVLDYHKRLIALRHQYPALRTGTYRILDAEGMGYAFARILDDSALIIAVNAGKNAATVRVNLADLPAQEREILYGKVEIAGDEGSLSLKLPPRSGCILG comes from the coding sequence ATGCAAATTACTACCCCAGATTGGGTTAAAAATTCGGTTTTTTATCAAATCTTTCCCGATCGCTTTGCTATTGGACAGCAGCGCCCGAGCGATTATACCGTTCCCTTAGAAGGGTGGGACGAGATGCCGACGCTTCAAGGTTATAAAGGCGGCAATCTGTGGGGCGTTGTCGAACGGCTGGATTATCTGCAAGATTTAGGGATTAATGCCATCTATTTTACCCCCATTTTTCAATCGGCGTGCAATCACCGCTATCACACCCACGATTATTATCAAGTCGATCCGCTATTGGGAGGAAACGAAGCGTTATTTGCGCTGATTAAAGCGGCGCACGATCGCGAAATAAAAATCGTTCTCGATGGCGTTTTCAATCATTGCAGCCGGGGCTTTTTCTTCTTTAACGATATTCTCGAAAATGGCCCGCATTCGCCCTGGTTGGATTGGTTTACGGTAACAGATTGGCCGCTTTCGGCTTACGATGGCAGTAAGCCAGCAAACTATCAAGGTTGGGAAGGAAATCGCGCGCTGCCGGAGTTCAATCATTACAACCCACAAGTGCGCGAATATATCATGAAAATCGCCGAATATTGGCTGCATCAAGGGATTGATGGTTGGCGATTGGACGTACCATTCGATATTCAAGCCCCCGGGTTTTGGCAAGAATTTCGCGATCGCGTCAAGGGCGTTAACCCCGATGCTTATATTGTTGGGGAAGTGTGGCGAGATTCTCGCTATTGGTTGGATGGAACGCAGTTCGACGGCGTAATGAATTATTTATTTACCGGCCCGACGATTGCCTTTTGTGCGGGCGATCGCGTTATTCCTAAATTAGTCGCAGGGCCGGATTACGATGCCTATCCGCCCCTCAAAGCAGCTTCTTACGCCTCCAAAATCGAGCATTTGCTGCAACTCTATCCTTGGGAAATTCAACTAACGCAATTGAATTTGCTTGACAGTCACGATACAGCGCGGCTAATTAGTATTGCCAGTGAAGATAAAGCATCGGTAGAATTAGCAACGCTGCTATTGATGACCTTTCCCGGCGCGCCCAGCGTTTATTACGGCGATGAAGTTGGGTTGAGGGGCAAAATCGATCCCGACAGTCGCCGCGCTTTCCCCCCAGAATCGGCTTGGGAACGCGATGTCCTCGATTATCATAAGCGTTTGATTGCGCTGCGACATCAATATCCGGCGCTGCGAACTGGAACCTACCGCATTTTAGATGCAGAAGGAATGGGCTATGCGTTTGCTCGCATTTTGGATGATAGCGCCCTAATCATAGCAGTTAATGCTGGGAAGAATGCGGCGACAGTACGAGTCAATCTCGCCGATTTACCCGCGCAAGAACGAGAGATTTTGTATGGGAAAGTGGAGATTGCCGGAGATGAAGGAAGTTTGAGTTTGAAGTTGCCGCCGCGATCGGGTTGCATTTTAGGCTAA
- a CDS encoding ubiquinol-cytochrome c reductase iron-sulfur subunit, protein MDRRQFLSWVGVGALANSLPVVLVACNPTTKEEPKAESPASPSPSTTASTAGGFAAIATTAALDKDGYVLDKSKAEQPILVLRDRDTKTITAVDAKCTHKGCIVNANMSKKVLVCPCHNSEFAFDGKVLKGPADSPLPTFETKQEKDTILVKTA, encoded by the coding sequence ATGGATCGCCGTCAATTTCTGAGTTGGGTGGGAGTCGGTGCGTTAGCGAATTCTTTGCCCGTCGTTCTCGTCGCCTGCAACCCGACGACGAAGGAGGAACCCAAAGCCGAATCGCCTGCCAGTCCTAGCCCTAGCACAACGGCTTCAACCGCTGGCGGTTTTGCCGCGATCGCAACGACTGCCGCCCTCGATAAAGACGGTTATGTGTTAGATAAGAGCAAGGCAGAGCAACCTATTTTGGTATTGCGCGATCGCGATACTAAAACCATTACTGCGGTTGATGCCAAATGCACCCACAAAGGTTGTATTGTTAACGCCAATATGTCCAAAAAAGTTCTCGTTTGTCCTTGCCATAACTCCGAATTTGCCTTCGATGGGAAAGTTTTAAAAGGCCCTGCCGACAGTCCCTTACCTACTTTTGAAACCAAACAAGAAAAAGACACAATTTTAGTTAAAACCGCTTGA
- a CDS encoding SGNH/GDSL hydrolase family protein: protein MQKKLVSVGIALVSLLVPLPVRAANFLNEITGIYAFGDSLTDTGNLFSAIGQPPPPYFPGRISNGYNWLDYLSQGLGLSSPTPFFSGLPANDGFNFAFTGATTGFANVLDVPFFPGLQQQIGAFVAPLQAGNQLADPNALYILWAGGNDYLPTDSLTFTPIKQAEPAIANITDAISALASVGAKNILTVNLPDLGSTPRVLGRDLTFPLSPDDPTPGELTALVNAHNTQLSSALTGLRKSLAPDINLMTYDVNSLFDSVLSNPSSFGFTNKTDSCLFVAACVFDPTGQTQQQYVFWDGIHPTTKAHEIIAQGALTALREQESIPEPSATVGLVALGFLAIATARFRTQN from the coding sequence GTGCAAAAAAAACTGGTCTCGGTAGGAATTGCTCTGGTTTCACTTTTGGTTCCTCTGCCGGTGCGAGCAGCAAATTTTCTCAATGAAATTACGGGAATTTATGCCTTTGGTGACAGCTTAACCGATACGGGGAATCTTTTTAGCGCGATCGGACAGCCGCCCCCCCCTTACTTTCCAGGTCGCATTTCCAACGGATATAACTGGTTAGACTATCTCTCCCAAGGTTTGGGACTATCCAGCCCGACTCCATTTTTTAGCGGACTTCCGGCGAATGATGGGTTTAACTTTGCCTTTACGGGGGCAACCACCGGCTTTGCTAATGTCCTTGATGTCCCTTTTTTCCCCGGATTGCAGCAGCAAATTGGAGCTTTTGTCGCACCTTTACAGGCTGGGAATCAATTAGCAGACCCTAATGCCCTTTATATCCTCTGGGCGGGCGGCAACGATTACCTTCCGACCGACAGTTTGACCTTTACCCCGATAAAGCAAGCCGAACCCGCGATCGCCAATATTACGGACGCGATCTCTGCCCTCGCTAGCGTCGGCGCTAAAAATATCTTAACGGTCAACCTGCCCGATTTAGGCAGTACCCCCCGCGTTTTAGGGCGCGATCTTACCTTTCCCTTATCGCCCGACGACCCCACTCCCGGCGAACTGACAGCATTAGTTAATGCCCACAATACCCAGTTGTCGAGCGCGCTAACAGGATTGCGCAAGAGTTTGGCTCCAGACATCAATCTCATGACTTACGATGTCAACAGTCTGTTCGATAGTGTCCTATCCAACCCTAGTAGCTTTGGTTTCACCAACAAGACCGATTCCTGTTTGTTTGTCGCCGCTTGCGTTTTCGACCCAACCGGACAAACGCAGCAGCAATATGTATTCTGGGATGGCATTCATCCGACAACGAAGGCTCATGAGATAATCGCCCAAGGAGCGCTAACCGCCCTCAGAGAACAGGAAAGTATTCCCGAACCCAGTGCTACAGTTGGGTTAGTCGCGCTTGGTTTTCTAGCGATCGCAACCGCACGCTTTCGCACCCAAAATTAA
- a CDS encoding DUF99 family protein has protein sequence MPDLAELLKNNRTIRVIGFDDAPFLRHTRESAAIAGVVCAGTRFEGMVWGKITPDGWDANAAILDLLLGGKFLPQLHILLLDGIGFGGLNLVDLPQLAEQLKIPCIAVMRREPKLAAMETAIARLPHPERRLELLKRAGTIHFSAPFVFQVCGTTPELAAAVLQRLTDCGKVPEALRLAHLIGAAVMKGESGNSA, from the coding sequence ATGCCCGATTTAGCCGAATTGCTCAAAAATAACCGTACAATTCGCGTTATTGGCTTTGATGATGCCCCCTTTTTGCGCCACACCCGAGAAAGCGCTGCAATTGCTGGGGTTGTTTGTGCTGGGACGCGCTTTGAAGGGATGGTTTGGGGTAAGATAACGCCCGATGGTTGGGATGCTAATGCTGCAATTCTCGATCTATTATTAGGTGGAAAGTTTTTACCGCAACTGCACATTTTATTGCTCGACGGGATCGGTTTCGGCGGCTTAAATTTAGTCGATTTACCGCAGCTAGCCGAACAACTAAAAATTCCTTGTATTGCTGTCATGCGGCGCGAACCCAAACTTGCGGCAATGGAAACCGCGATCGCGCGCCTTCCCCACCCAGAACGACGCTTAGAACTTTTAAAACGCGCCGGAACGATTCATTTTTCCGCACCTTTTGTATTTCAAGTTTGCGGAACAACACCTGAATTAGCTGCTGCGGTGCTGCAACGTTTAACCGATTGCGGCAAAGTCCCAGAAGCCCTCCGTTTAGCACATTTAATCGGCGCGGCGGTAATGAAGGGAGAAAGCGGAAATTCAGCGTGA
- a CDS encoding DUF1574 domain-containing protein has protein sequence MWDVNSRQKTSPQPSLSQWLYQAIADPDVRLRIRLRGNILHILCEGARAPQQKVLMARLLRAFDEQHERTQWLLKRAKEPIYKIIVYGRAVGKQKAAWIEPIALERLGLNSPASASEAESESGSVPLASNESLARMGSTEAIARYLSDSFSQLGIGIKTLVQKLPAPPRQNEPPANKRLWVVCNCDYSPDASLLAEPIAQKLRSLELTGFRDAAIRAQVSGETTPEWILQVDLTHPEIMLRDWARWGDAEAIARLLDRRLELRGIQASAILKDSTLHVFCSLLPSQPKEALDAIAVKSEVAPLLESLAPQGITAAALYGVEGPKFSLDLPEQPIWVDWLTLPAASNPQLAATPRDLARQNRLDALTFLLQRLLDPDLETRLATGGLRVKLCIKDSLLHILAEGLICPSRSQILPPLEEILHELRLPGIAGARIYGRRAGQSLPLWSAKFGSLSDNLAISSTSHTESASSAFAPPAENPLLNDGETAVGESPDAPSQTAEPPPWETLRRDTARWLLSSKLLIAVEPTDSLSTALHREETGYAQSRYKGFKTLAIWGAVGLLLVAQTDWLLGRLLRSYAIDAPLDSSILASSSDPSLPELPLQRAGSEQAKGFNREQFTRTDKKAAAAAILAAARASNPSFNNPLLDEKLALYQERVRTQGVPDVLVVGSSRAMRGIDPAKLQKTLGKRGDRTLDVFNFGINGATARVVDLLLRQVLTPEQLPKLIIWADGARAFNSGRSDRTYEAIASSAGYQRLQAGKFPNTASSGIQTTEGLSLGGITQALKNGYQNLDRCLNNTLASVSSTYPQREKLYDWLRSQPLSLLPGIESASQSAQLPDESLNLREAIDIDGFLPLATRFDPVTYYAQHPKVAGAYDGDYDSFNVEGEQYEALQNLTQYLAKHRIDLVFVNLPLTNIYLDSVRGKYETEFTAQMQQAAAGSNLIFLDLGQRWPQEYGLFSDPSHLNRYGADRVSIDLAKNPKIPWQF, from the coding sequence ATGTGGGACGTGAATTCGCGCCAAAAAACTAGCCCCCAACCTTCCCTGTCTCAATGGCTTTATCAAGCGATCGCCGATCCCGACGTGCGCTTAAGAATTCGATTGCGCGGCAACATTTTGCACATTCTCTGCGAAGGCGCACGAGCGCCCCAGCAAAAGGTGTTAATGGCTCGACTTCTACGAGCTTTCGACGAGCAGCACGAGAGAACGCAATGGCTCCTGAAGCGCGCTAAAGAGCCAATCTATAAAATTATCGTCTACGGTCGCGCCGTCGGCAAACAAAAAGCAGCTTGGATCGAACCGATCGCGCTAGAACGTCTGGGGTTAAACTCCCCGGCTTCCGCCTCAGAAGCTGAAAGCGAGTCCGGCAGCGTACCGCTCGCTTCCAATGAAAGCCTCGCGCGCATGGGTTCCACCGAAGCGATCGCGCGTTACCTCAGCGATTCCTTCTCCCAACTCGGGATCGGCATTAAAACCCTCGTCCAAAAACTCCCCGCACCGCCGCGCCAAAACGAACCGCCCGCCAATAAGCGCCTTTGGGTGGTTTGCAACTGCGACTACAGCCCCGATGCTTCCCTCCTGGCCGAACCCATCGCCCAGAAACTCCGCAGCCTGGAGTTGACCGGCTTTCGCGACGCGGCGATCCGCGCTCAAGTCAGCGGCGAAACAACGCCCGAATGGATACTCCAAGTCGATCTCACCCATCCGGAAATCATGTTGCGCGATTGGGCGCGCTGGGGCGATGCCGAAGCGATCGCGCGCCTACTCGATCGCCGCCTGGAACTGCGCGGCATCCAAGCTTCTGCCATCCTCAAAGATTCAACCCTGCACGTTTTTTGCAGCTTATTACCCTCCCAACCCAAAGAAGCCCTCGACGCGATCGCCGTTAAAAGCGAAGTCGCCCCCCTCCTCGAAAGCCTCGCCCCCCAAGGCATCACCGCCGCCGCCCTCTACGGCGTAGAAGGCCCGAAATTTTCCCTCGATCTCCCCGAACAACCGATTTGGGTCGATTGGCTGACGCTACCCGCAGCCAGCAACCCCCAACTCGCTGCCACGCCCCGAGACTTAGCCCGACAGAACCGCCTCGACGCACTCACCTTTCTGTTGCAGCGCTTGCTCGATCCCGATCTCGAAACTCGCCTCGCAACCGGCGGCTTACGCGTCAAACTCTGCATTAAAGACAGCCTTCTGCATATCCTCGCCGAAGGACTCATCTGTCCGAGCCGATCGCAAATCTTACCCCCCCTCGAAGAAATTTTGCATGAATTGCGGCTGCCAGGAATCGCTGGCGCTCGCATCTACGGGCGGCGAGCGGGTCAATCTTTACCGTTGTGGAGTGCTAAGTTCGGCTCTTTGAGCGACAATTTAGCGATTTCTTCAACGTCTCACACCGAATCCGCCTCGAGTGCCTTTGCTCCTCCGGCTGAAAATCCCTTACTGAATGATGGGGAAACTGCCGTTGGGGAAAGTCCCGACGCTCCCAGCCAGACGGCAGAACCCCCGCCCTGGGAAACGCTGCGCCGAGATACTGCGCGCTGGCTGCTCTCGAGCAAGTTGCTGATAGCAGTCGAACCGACCGATTCGCTCTCTACTGCCCTCCATCGCGAAGAGACGGGTTACGCTCAAAGTCGCTATAAAGGGTTCAAAACTCTTGCGATTTGGGGCGCTGTCGGCTTGCTACTCGTCGCTCAAACCGATTGGCTGCTCGGTCGCCTGCTTAGAAGTTATGCGATCGATGCGCCCCTCGATTCCTCAATACTCGCGAGTTCCAGCGATCCGTCGCTGCCGGAGTTGCCTTTGCAGCGCGCCGGTTCCGAACAAGCGAAAGGCTTCAATCGCGAACAATTTACGCGGACTGACAAAAAGGCTGCTGCTGCCGCGATTTTAGCCGCCGCCCGCGCTTCCAATCCCTCGTTTAATAATCCCCTTTTAGATGAAAAGCTGGCGTTGTATCAAGAGCGCGTTCGGACTCAAGGCGTACCGGATGTACTGGTAGTCGGCAGTTCCCGAGCCATGCGCGGGATCGACCCGGCGAAGTTGCAGAAAACCCTCGGCAAGCGCGGCGATCGCACGTTGGATGTGTTTAATTTTGGCATTAACGGCGCGACGGCGCGAGTTGTGGATTTATTGCTGCGTCAGGTGCTAACGCCCGAGCAGTTGCCGAAATTAATTATCTGGGCGGATGGGGCGCGGGCATTTAATAGCGGGCGCAGCGATCGCACCTACGAAGCGATCGCGTCATCAGCGGGCTACCAGCGCCTCCAAGCTGGAAAATTCCCCAATACCGCCAGCAGCGGCATCCAAACAACCGAAGGGCTATCGTTGGGAGGGATTACTCAAGCGCTCAAAAATGGCTATCAAAACCTCGATCGCTGCCTCAACAATACCCTTGCCAGCGTTTCTTCCACTTATCCCCAACGCGAGAAATTATACGATTGGCTGCGATCGCAACCTTTAAGTTTGCTGCCCGGAATAGAAAGTGCCTCCCAATCCGCTCAACTGCCCGATGAATCGCTCAACCTGCGCGAAGCGATCGACATCGACGGTTTTTTACCCCTCGCAACGCGCTTCGATCCCGTTACCTATTACGCCCAGCATCCCAAAGTTGCTGGCGCTTACGATGGCGATTACGACTCTTTTAATGTCGAAGGCGAACAATACGAAGCCTTGCAAAACTTAACCCAATAT
- a CDS encoding asparagine synthase-related protein, translated as MSGICGILNLDGEPVDRVLLEKMTASLDFRGPDTREIWVQGAIGFGHTLLRTTDESATERQPYSLDGEVYITADGRIDGREELLEKLSDRHTSQNHPDVKLILAAYRDWGENCLEHLLGDFAFAIWDNRKQQLFCARDPVGAKLFYYARVGNSFIFSNTLNCLRLHPKCSDRLNDSAIADFLLFGTNTAGETTAFSDIHCLPGSCQLVIKNGTVRQQTYWTLTLPPQIRYRRSEDYIARFQEIIDRAVGDRLRTKNASIFLSGGLDSTNIAVAALERAKKRDFPLNLQAFTGVYDRLIPDRERHFAGLAARSLGIPIHFLPADDYQLYQNWDKPELHLPEPIHAPLVLMHLEQMRDCSTHSRVLLHGQGGDEALRIATVREMLQGMPLHHVAIDLARCLFQYRLKPPLGTGFLAAVSPAFPPEIPLPAWFAPDFARSQNLQERWQSFWQKTLPLDRPPRSLAYHGLPPQPMWNFMFALNDASIFRAEVEVRFPFVDLRLLEYLLALPPLPWCAGKTLLRETLRGKLPDSIRQRPKSPLVGDPVKLLLEAADIKVFEGCISDRLEEYVDRRQWQEEIATSAGREKRQILHPVTVGYWLQRL; from the coding sequence ATGAGCGGTATTTGCGGTATTTTGAATCTCGATGGAGAGCCGGTCGATCGCGTTTTATTGGAAAAAATGACCGCTTCCCTCGATTTTCGCGGCCCAGATACCCGAGAAATTTGGGTGCAAGGTGCGATCGGGTTCGGACATACGCTGCTGCGAACGACAGATGAATCGGCAACCGAACGCCAACCTTATAGCCTCGATGGGGAAGTTTATATTACGGCGGATGGGCGCATCGACGGGCGCGAGGAACTTCTGGAAAAATTGAGCGATCGCCACACTTCACAAAATCATCCAGATGTCAAGCTAATTTTAGCGGCTTATCGCGATTGGGGGGAAAACTGTCTCGAACATTTGCTAGGGGATTTTGCCTTTGCAATTTGGGATAATCGCAAGCAGCAACTTTTTTGCGCGCGAGATCCGGTAGGGGCAAAACTGTTTTATTACGCGCGAGTAGGCAATAGCTTCATTTTCAGCAATACGTTAAATTGCCTGCGCTTGCACCCGAAATGCTCCGATCGCCTCAACGATAGCGCGATCGCGGACTTCTTACTCTTCGGGACGAATACCGCTGGCGAAACCACCGCCTTTAGTGACATTCATTGCTTGCCGGGAAGCTGCCAACTCGTCATTAAAAATGGTACTGTACGACAGCAGACATACTGGACGCTAACCCTACCGCCGCAAATTCGTTACCGACGCAGCGAAGATTATATCGCCCGCTTCCAAGAAATTATAGATCGAGCCGTGGGCGATCGCCTGCGAACTAAAAATGCGAGTATTTTCCTCAGCGGCGGCTTAGATTCCACCAATATTGCCGTTGCTGCCCTTGAAAGAGCAAAAAAGCGCGATTTTCCGCTTAATTTGCAAGCCTTTACGGGTGTCTACGATCGCTTAATTCCCGATCGCGAACGACACTTCGCCGGACTCGCCGCGCGATCGCTCGGTATCCCCATCCATTTTCTCCCTGCCGACGACTACCAACTGTATCAAAACTGGGACAAGCCCGAACTTCACCTTCCCGAACCCATTCATGCGCCCCTCGTCCTGATGCACCTCGAACAAATGCGCGATTGCAGCACTCACAGTCGCGTTCTTCTCCACGGACAGGGCGGCGACGAAGCCCTAAGAATTGCCACCGTGCGAGAAATGCTGCAAGGAATGCCCCTGCATCACGTCGCGATCGATCTAGCGCGCTGCCTATTCCAATATCGCCTCAAACCGCCTTTAGGAACGGGATTCCTCGCAGCAGTCAGCCCAGCATTTCCCCCCGAGATTCCCCTTCCGGCGTGGTTTGCACCCGACTTCGCCCGATCGCAAAACTTGCAAGAACGCTGGCAGTCATTTTGGCAAAAAACGCTACCGCTCGATCGCCCGCCTCGTTCTCTGGCTTACCACGGTTTGCCCCCGCAACCCATGTGGAATTTTATGTTTGCTTTAAACGATGCCAGCATTTTTCGCGCCGAAGTAGAAGTGCGATTTCCCTTCGTCGATTTGCGCCTGCTAGAGTATCTTCTCGCCTTGCCGCCCCTGCCGTGGTGCGCGGGCAAAACCTTGCTAAGAGAGACCTTGCGCGGTAAGCTACCCGATAGCATTCGCCAGCGTCCCAAATCTCCCCTCGTCGGCGATCCCGTAAAGTTACTGCTCGAGGCTGCCGATATTAAAGTATTTGAAGGGTGTATCAGCGATCGCCTCGAAGAGTATGTCGATCGCCGCCAGTGGCAAGAGGAGATCGCGACTTCCGCCGGACGAGAGAAGCGACAAATCCTGCATCCCGTTACTGTTGGGTACTGGTTGCAGCGTTTATAG